The genomic region AAATATGGCACCATCAGGCCCAACAGCCAATCCGAATGTATTTTGGGGCTTTTGGCATCCCCAGTCAGATTCTAATAGTGTTTATGCTGTTTTTATTATAGCACTTTCTTTGTCAAGCTTCTGGGCTTTACAGCACGAGCTCGTTGCCTGCAGTAGCTACTTACACAAGGAACAGTCTTGGTGGTTCAGCTTCTCCAGATGTTAGGAAGCCTCTTTGTTGCTGCTTTCTCCTTGTATCCACTTCACTTTTATCCTGGCTGAGGCTCTTTGGTAACTCTTTGCAACTCTTACCACTTGGTTTAATGCTCATCCTTCCCTCCCAGAAACTCTCTCCCTGTATCTTGGCTGTTTCCTAGTGAATCCAGTTGAAGCTCACTATAAGCCTGGAGTCCCTGTTTTAACACACAAACTGATTGAAAGCCTGAGTCTAGAGGCCTCATATGGAGCTCCCTACTTCTTCAAGTGTTCTATCAAAactgcttcatttaaaaaaaaaatcccttgaaAGGGCAGCAGTTAATGAAAACTGTTTGCTTTTTCACTGTGGATTTGTTCAGGATGTTCAAATAGTTATTGGACGAAGTACTAGAAAATGTGTTGTAGGGACCAGTCCTACAGAGGGAGGTTCTCACATGTATGTTTTTACATTGGTAAATAACACATGCTGATTGAAAGAGCTGCCTTTGTTTGTTGGGGGATGTAAACCGGCAGGGTAGACACCTCAGTGACTTGTCACCCAGTGAGGAACAGATCACCAAAATGACTCGACCACTCAGCCTTTGAGCATAAAGTAAATCAAGGGACTAGCTAACTAGCCTAGGTCAGTATAGAAaccaatgtattttttttcttttctcaggGTACAGGACAGTTGATGCTTTGCTTCAGCGTATGTTTGAGGCAGAGATACTACCAGAAGATGATGGGCCATCAGTGGAAGAAATCTTAAACCTCTCCCCTACTGATCTTTACCCAAAGAATCCCACCTTTGACAGCGCTGCATAGTGTGGAGAACAGAAGGGAACAGAAGTGGAAACACTAGCTGTCTCTCTTACTTCTTAAGAGAtctctgctctgactccagcTCATACAACTTTGGCACTGTCATGTACAAGATCCTTAGAGTTTTAGAGCAAGTCTGCACAATGATGCTCTTCTGCACATTTGACGGGTTATATTTAAAGTGGCAGCAAACTGGTCGCACGCTGGGTCAGATTTGGTCAGTTTTACCGGGAGTAAAAGTCCACAGAAATCCTGGAAAGGAAAGTATTTCCTAAAGGGAAAGCTCATGGAGTGTTAAGAAAAGTGTGTATCTTACTTAGAGATCATGCTACCTAAAACTATTGTAGCATTACATATATTGTTTAAAACTCTGACCTTGTTAAGGAATATTTAGCTACTTATAACTGGAAACTTTCTAGTACAGTGACTTTAGATGCATTACCAGTCAAGACTATGGATAAATGTGTAAGCTAAAATAAAAATGATACAAGAGGCAGTTTGGCACAAAGCTACTATTTCGTGTGCTATTTCACTCGCCCTTGCCAGGACCTGTGTTCAAAGGGCTAATTAACCATGGCAGCTAagtggggggtgggcagaggtTGCCTAGTACCTTAACGTTTCTTAGCTGCTAATATTCTATAGCTGTGAGCAAATCCAAATAGCCTGAAACACTGTTCTTCAGAGGGGTGTGTGCAGATGAGCCTCTCACTCATTCTCTAGAGGCTCCACTTTTATCAGAAAAGGCTCTAGCTGTTCTGGTTGCAAAGAAATAGTCATGTCATGATCTCCAGACTTAATTGATGCAGAgatgtctgcctgagtttgcaaagAGCCTCAAACCATTCTTTATTAAAGCACATGAGGAAGTATCCCGCTGTAAAGAGACACCTACTCTACTCTGAGTAAGCAAGCACTCACTTGGGGCAAGCCTGTATCAATACAGTGTTGGTGAGAAGGAAGGTATAGTTGGTTTCACTTTCATACAGGGGCCACACAGCTTTCCAGGACTTGCCCTAAGAGTGGAAGGAAACAGGAACAGGTTCTTCACCAGTAGTTTGTGGAGGGAGTTGCCTGTGTACATTGATGCTTGTGGGATGGGGGAGGCGCTCACCAACTTTGGGTTCTGTCTGGCAATGCACAATCTCCCTCTTCTACCCCCAAACATTTGAAGTTACAAAAGGGGACAACTGGTCCCCGAATGCCTCTGTTCCTTCTGCTAACTCACAAAGGTCTGAGCCCAGAACAGTGCCCGAGGGCAAGGAGGGAGGCTGGTGAGATTGTGCAGTGCTGTGCTTTCATGCTGCAGTTGCAAATGAAGAATCCTTACATctctgggagggggaaggaggaggtagTGCTCACAAAGGCAGTGTTAGGTGCTCTGTTCAGAGTCTGGAGGCTTAACCTGGGAGCCAGAAGCTGGATTGCCTTTCACAGCAGTCTAGCGAGAACCAGGAGGGGTGCTCGACTGGATCTGTGACTACCCTATCACTAGAAAGCCGGCTGTAATGATTCACATTCAGCTTTGAGTTACACCACCTTCAAGAGAGAACCCAGTTCTAAGCCCCCTAACTTCTACTCAACACAAACACAGTGTTCGCAGAGGGAGGTGTTTTACTACTGGATTGTTTAACACAAAGATGCTGAAGCTTCACAACAGAGATAACTTCCAACACTATCAGTGGGAATGAATGAATCTCTCATCTATATAAATAATGAACATTTTTGGTTACTTATAAAGTACAAAGGGAAATGAAACCAAGCAGGATTCTTGTTTTGACACAGAACATTCATATGGGGTACAGGGGAAGAGACTGGGTCTATCCAACAGCAAAAACCTAACAACCCTCCCCTGAATTCAAGTCCAGAAGAAGCTGCATTAAAGTGTATTAAGCATGAtcctagagagagaaaagcatATTTTTCTGACTTGGACTCATCtggcaatgatttttttttccccttctgataAGTTACTTTATTTACAACCATTTGAAAAATAGAAATAGCCCTAAATTCTCATCCTAGCTTTTTCCCAACCATTTAACTTGTCCTGTGTGAATAGCTTCATTTCCTTTCAGACACATGTATACACAGTATATTGACTGAAGCAGTTGCTACTCCTACTATTCTTGTCCTTGGGAAGGTGTTTCCTTTATTTGATTTCAGACAGCTAGAAAGCAGAACAGAACTCCTCTTGTTTCCCGACTGGTAGATTTtgaaggagcaggtatttgtgCATAGAATCCTGAACGTAACTTTCCTTTCACTTTTTTGGGGGTAAGTCCTTGAACAATATTGCTCACCTGTCACTGAACAAGGGTAGAGAAGATCATCTTCTGAGAAGCAGTCATACAGAAGAGTTTCTGGCAGATTTTAGATGAATAATCTTGGTCCTGCTAACAAATGGATAAGCAGCGCAAAGACATCCTGCTGCTACTATAAATCCTAAACTGCACCAAGCACAAAATATAGACCAGCTGTATCCATGTTCCACATCATCAGGAAGCCTATATATGAATGCTGGTAGGCGGTTTAGATCATATGATATACTTGCTGCATAAGTGCACAGAGAAATAGTGCAAAATATTCCTGCAAACAAAACATTCTCAGGGTTAGTAGAGTTATACAGCCTGAGATAAATAAAAGAGCAAACACATCCCTGTTAAACAATAGTTCATATAATCAAAAGACTAGGCAAAAGCTGTTTTCTTACTTGGATAGAACATGTGGTATTAATGCTGGCAGTTACAATGTTTCAGGGTCTTATCTGACTATAGAAGTCTTTGAGCATTGGCTCCATATTTTAATTATGAACTTAATGTAACTTCTTGTAGTTCCTGTAAGTTCTTGTAATTGGAAAAAAGCTCTCAGTTTATACAAGTGGTTTAAGGTTTGCTGCAGTTGTTACCCCAGGAGAATGCTTTTAGAGCAGGGGTGTTAAGTGCCCTGCATGTGGATTCATGAGGCCTGCTTAACATATTCAGATTGGAGACTCCTCTTCTTGCACCCCTTAAAATCcggggctgagagcagccccaTCGCACCTCACAAGATCCATGGTGGGCTGGCTGAGGCAATAGTTTTGTATGCACTTGACAAAATCTAGTCTGGGCATGTATGTAATTTACTCAACCATGCATCCCCAGCCAGCCTTCCCCAGCACAGCTCTGATATGAGTGAGCTGCTTGTCTCTCAGCCACTCCACATCTGTCTGCAGGAGCTGTTTCCCTGTCCAGAGTGTCCCTCCTGGGTTGGCAGCAATCTATTGGGCTAGATGTTTCACTATGCAGTGAAATTAGCTATACACATACAGCCACAATACATTTTTCCTTAGGCTTGCACTTTACAAATTTATGGAATAAAATCTATGGTGCTTAAAATTAACAAGTTTACGAAATAAAATCTACATGCTCAGTAtgtggttttcagaggtttataatTTGGTCAAATCAATATACATTTCCTCCAGACCAggaaaaataatttcttcttaTTAAGGGCTTTTCCCACAATGAATTTAACCTTTCCTATCCTTTGCCATTTTTgctatttgcaaaaaaaaatggcaaagacctttattttta from Mauremys mutica isolate MM-2020 ecotype Southern chromosome 3, ASM2049712v1, whole genome shotgun sequence harbors:
- the TMEM178A gene encoding transmembrane protein 178A; amino-acid sequence: MRLRNIPFNLTKTIQQDEWHLLHLRRITAGFLGMAAAVLLCGCIVAAVSFFWEESLTQHVAGLLFLMTGIFCTISLCTYAASISYDLNRLPAFIYRLPDDVEHGYSWSIFCAWCSLGFIVAAGCLCAAYPFVSRTKIIHLKSARNSSV